A section of the Bacillus sp. HSf4 genome encodes:
- a CDS encoding spore coat protein: MSFHENAEELYEKTFNELTSEYDQLIEVIDSEHVTINTANVTAALSLQAIVITLMIMSAQIAIEDQDTADIVTEHVLAVNRLLNRKKFFIQVIGSRNVTITLSSLQILLTVQVLIEVLIALLTELDIL, translated from the coding sequence ATGTCGTTTCATGAAAATGCCGAAGAACTGTATGAGAAAACGTTCAACGAACTAACCAGTGAATATGACCAGTTGATTGAAGTGATTGATTCGGAACATGTCACGATCAACACGGCAAACGTAACAGCCGCACTCTCTTTACAGGCCATCGTCATCACATTGATGATCATGTCGGCGCAGATAGCGATCGAAGATCAGGATACGGCAGACATCGTCACTGAACACGTTTTAGCCGTAAATAGACTGCTAAATAGAAAGAAATTTTTCATTCAAGTCATTGGCAGCCGAAATGTAACCATTACACTTTCCTCTCTGCAGATCCTTCTTACAGTCCAAGTTTTAATTGAAGTGCTGATCGCGCTTTTAACAGAACTTGACATCCTTTAA
- the thiD gene encoding bifunctional hydroxymethylpyrimidine kinase/phosphomethylpyrimidine kinase, whose product MSIYKALTIAGSDSGGGAGIQADLKTFQELKVFGMTALTAITAQNTTGVHGVYPLSPEALAKQIEAVAEDLRPDAVKTGMLWSAEMIEVIAENITRYDLGNVIVDPVMIAKGGASLLNDEAVETLKRRLLPLAYAATPNIPEAEVLTGRSIKTMDDRKKAAEELHKMGVRYPIIKGGHQPENQKVTDLLFDGESFIEHINPYIETKNTHGTGCTFAAALTAQTAKGCEIHEAFQVAEEFVHEAVANSLDIGAGHGPTNHFAYQKRGARL is encoded by the coding sequence ATGAGCATATATAAAGCATTGACGATCGCCGGATCTGACTCAGGCGGAGGAGCGGGTATCCAAGCCGACCTCAAAACCTTTCAGGAGCTAAAAGTTTTCGGGATGACCGCTTTGACGGCGATTACCGCACAGAACACAACAGGGGTGCACGGTGTTTATCCGCTTTCTCCAGAAGCGCTGGCAAAGCAGATTGAAGCCGTCGCCGAAGATTTAAGACCGGATGCTGTGAAGACGGGAATGCTCTGGAGCGCGGAGATGATTGAAGTCATTGCTGAAAACATCACGAGATACGACTTGGGAAACGTCATCGTCGACCCCGTCATGATTGCCAAAGGAGGAGCTTCATTATTAAATGATGAAGCCGTGGAGACATTGAAGCGGCGCCTTCTGCCGCTGGCTTATGCGGCAACCCCGAACATTCCGGAAGCGGAAGTGCTGACCGGAAGAAGCATCAAAACGATGGATGATCGCAAAAAAGCGGCGGAGGAATTGCATAAAATGGGGGTCCGTTACCCGATTATTAAAGGCGGGCATCAGCCGGAAAACCAAAAAGTGACCGATCTCCTCTTTGACGGAGAAAGCTTCATTGAACATATCAATCCTTATATTGAGACGAAAAACACTCATGGAACAGGCTGCACGTTTGCCGCTGCTCTAACGGCGCAAACGGCGAAGGGGTGTGAGATACATGAAGCTTTTCAAGTCGCGGAAGAATTCGTTCACGAAGCGGTTGCAAACAGCCTGGATATCGGAGCCGGCCACGGGCCGACCAATCATTTTGCCTATCAAAAGAGGGGCGCGAGACTGTAG
- the fabI gene encoding enoyl-ACP reductase FabI, translating into MNLSLEGRNIVVMGVANKRSIAWGIARSLHNAGARLIFTYAGDRLEKSVRELADSLERNDSLVLPCDVTNDQEIEECFAKIKEEVQVIHGIAHCIAFANKEELTGEYLNTTRDGFLLAHNISSYSLTAVAKAARGIMTEGGSIVTLTYLGGERVVSNYNVMGVAKASLDASVKYLASDLGKDGIRVNSISAGPIRTLSAKGISDFNSILKEIEERAPLRRTTTPEEVGDTAAFLFSDLSRGMTGENLHVDSGYHIIAR; encoded by the coding sequence ATGAATTTATCTCTTGAAGGTCGCAATATTGTCGTCATGGGAGTTGCCAATAAACGAAGCATCGCATGGGGGATTGCCCGCTCGCTTCACAATGCCGGCGCCAGATTGATTTTTACGTATGCCGGAGATCGCCTTGAAAAATCGGTCAGGGAGCTGGCAGATTCCTTGGAGCGCAATGATTCGCTTGTTCTGCCATGCGATGTCACAAACGATCAGGAAATTGAAGAATGCTTTGCCAAAATCAAAGAGGAAGTTCAAGTCATTCACGGCATTGCCCACTGCATCGCGTTCGCCAACAAAGAAGAGCTGACAGGAGAATATTTGAATACGACCCGCGACGGTTTTCTCCTTGCACACAACATCAGTTCATATTCACTGACAGCGGTCGCCAAAGCGGCCCGCGGCATCATGACAGAAGGCGGAAGCATTGTCACGCTGACATACCTCGGCGGAGAGCGCGTCGTTTCAAACTACAATGTCATGGGTGTTGCGAAAGCTTCGCTTGATGCAAGCGTCAAATATTTGGCGAGCGATCTCGGAAAAGACGGAATCCGCGTCAACAGCATTTCCGCGGGTCCTATCCGGACATTGTCAGCCAAAGGAATCAGCGACTTCAACTCCATCTTAAAAGAGATTGAAGAGCGCGCACCGCTTCGCCGCACGACGACACCGGAAGAAGTCGGCGACACGGCCGCTTTCCTGTTCAGCGACCTTTCGCGCGGCATGACCGGCGAAAACCTGCATGTGGATTCCGGCTATCATATTATTGCCCGATAA
- a CDS encoding ATP-dependent helicase, whose translation MKCARLNNRDIHIHKYSREHLQFLFDEARKDRITCKHCGTPLRLKLTIHEEPQFFHRENGDFSLCEAEDLKEQTEEIKEADYQESGVFRLPQGKAIAESQQTVHWEPPREAAVSTPFAPETEVAAEQVFPNVPLNEKQLEAVSASEEPLLVLAGAGSGKTRVLTARAAYMIEKLDVPPSAILLVTFTTKAVKEMKERMASQYGLAERTVNRIVTGTFHSLFYKILYHHDPDKWNGEHLLKWEWQKEQYIKMALAEEGLDEKDFPVDQAIQQIGYWKNAYLPKERIPLEDEWEKRVHRLYRHYEERKRERRQFDFDDMASACYELFQERPDVLEKYQMRFHAILIDEFQDINPVQYAIIKLLASPENNLTCVGDDDQSIYAFRGSSPSFILDFDQDYPNAKTIRLTTNYRSSHPIVASADAVVKKNKKRFPKTLKAVRDDQKKPILFYPYDEEEEAIMVVSDIRKKIEMGAKPEDFAVLYRTNSGGRAIFERLHQSAVPYAAEQGVRTFYSRRIVRQMLSFLYLSQNQDDAEAIKQLLPALFLKQSALNTLKAASITEDCTMVEALATLTDIKPFQREKIKKIIPFFTGLKTMKPVEAITFAEEKMGFSDYLKKRGNEGNKLEKGSDDLRDLKTAAKKFKTIPEFLEHVDHMRAAEKSKPDPGGVQLLTIHRAKGLEFKTVYILGALDGSIPHDFALDAARKGDETALEEERRLLYVAMTRAEHNLYISVPSVRRGRSAYRSRFLQPLLKPKPELQLK comes from the coding sequence TTGAAATGCGCCCGATTAAATAACCGAGACATTCATATACATAAATATTCGAGAGAACATCTTCAATTCCTCTTTGATGAGGCAAGAAAAGACCGCATCACTTGCAAACACTGCGGCACACCTCTCAGACTGAAATTGACGATTCATGAAGAGCCGCAATTTTTCCATAGAGAAAACGGAGATTTTTCTCTATGTGAAGCGGAAGATCTGAAAGAACAAACAGAAGAGATCAAAGAAGCGGACTATCAGGAAAGCGGCGTCTTCCGCCTGCCGCAAGGAAAAGCGATTGCAGAATCACAGCAGACGGTACATTGGGAGCCGCCGAGAGAAGCGGCTGTTTCGACTCCGTTTGCTCCGGAGACAGAAGTGGCGGCAGAGCAGGTGTTTCCGAATGTCCCTTTAAATGAAAAACAGCTTGAAGCCGTTTCTGCTTCAGAGGAGCCGCTGTTAGTCCTGGCCGGTGCCGGAAGCGGGAAAACGCGGGTATTAACCGCCCGGGCGGCGTATATGATCGAAAAGCTCGATGTCCCGCCGTCAGCCATCCTGCTTGTGACATTTACGACAAAAGCGGTGAAGGAAATGAAGGAGCGGATGGCTTCCCAGTACGGACTGGCCGAACGCACTGTCAACCGCATCGTGACCGGCACATTCCACAGCCTTTTTTATAAAATTCTCTATCATCACGATCCGGATAAATGGAATGGCGAGCATTTATTGAAATGGGAATGGCAAAAAGAACAGTATATCAAAATGGCGCTGGCCGAAGAAGGTCTTGATGAAAAGGATTTTCCCGTTGACCAAGCGATCCAGCAGATCGGCTACTGGAAGAACGCTTACCTTCCGAAAGAGCGCATCCCCCTTGAAGACGAATGGGAAAAGCGGGTGCACCGGCTGTACCGCCATTATGAAGAACGAAAAAGAGAGCGGCGGCAATTCGATTTTGACGATATGGCATCGGCATGCTATGAGCTCTTTCAAGAACGGCCCGATGTTTTAGAGAAATACCAGATGCGCTTTCATGCGATTCTGATCGATGAGTTTCAGGATATCAATCCTGTTCAATACGCGATCATCAAGCTTCTCGCAAGTCCTGAAAACAACCTGACATGCGTCGGGGATGATGATCAGTCGATCTACGCGTTCAGAGGCAGCAGCCCGTCTTTTATACTGGACTTTGATCAAGACTACCCAAACGCGAAAACGATCCGCCTCACAACCAACTACAGGTCATCCCACCCGATCGTGGCAAGTGCGGACGCGGTCGTGAAAAAAAATAAAAAGCGCTTCCCGAAAACATTGAAAGCAGTCAGGGACGACCAGAAAAAACCGATTTTATTTTATCCTTATGATGAGGAAGAAGAAGCGATCATGGTCGTCTCAGATATCCGGAAAAAAATCGAAATGGGGGCAAAGCCGGAAGATTTCGCCGTGCTTTATCGGACAAACAGCGGCGGACGGGCCATTTTTGAACGGCTCCATCAATCAGCCGTTCCCTACGCAGCCGAGCAAGGCGTCAGAACATTCTACAGCAGGCGGATTGTCCGGCAGATGCTCAGCTTTTTGTATTTAAGCCAAAATCAGGACGATGCCGAAGCCATCAAACAGCTTTTGCCGGCGCTGTTTCTCAAACAGTCCGCATTAAATACGCTCAAAGCCGCCTCGATCACGGAAGACTGCACAATGGTAGAGGCGCTCGCAACATTAACTGACATCAAACCGTTTCAGCGCGAAAAAATCAAAAAAATCATTCCTTTTTTCACCGGCCTGAAAACGATGAAACCGGTCGAAGCGATCACGTTTGCCGAGGAAAAGATGGGCTTTTCCGATTACTTGAAAAAGCGCGGAAACGAAGGCAACAAGCTCGAAAAAGGGTCGGATGATCTGCGCGATCTCAAAACAGCAGCGAAAAAATTCAAGACGATTCCGGAATTTCTCGAACATGTCGACCATATGCGGGCTGCCGAAAAAAGCAAACCCGATCCCGGCGGTGTCCAGCTTTTGACGATCCACCGCGCGAAAGGACTCGAATTTAAAACGGTCTATATCCTCGGAGCGCTAGACGGCTCCATCCCCCACGATTTCGCGCTCGATGCGGCGAGAAAAGGGGATGAAACCGCTCTTGAAGAAGAACGAAGGCTCCTCTATGTCGCGATGACCAGGGCCGAACACAATTTATATATCAGCGTCCCTTCGGTCAGAAGAGGCCGAAGCGCATACCGCTCAAGATTTTTGCAGCCGCTTTTAAAACCGAAACCTGAATTGCAACTCAAGTAA
- a CDS encoding stage VI sporulation protein F: MDNQFFKKIEKKTGVSMTDVMQLANSLQNANFKDENTVRSVIKRVAQLANKRVPKEMEDKIVESIVSGKEKMDFNTITKMMNSKK, encoded by the coding sequence ATGGACAATCAATTTTTCAAGAAAATTGAAAAGAAAACGGGCGTCAGTATGACGGACGTCATGCAGCTGGCAAATTCTTTGCAAAACGCAAACTTCAAAGATGAAAATACGGTCCGCAGCGTCATTAAGCGCGTTGCACAATTGGCGAACAAACGGGTTCCGAAGGAAATGGAAGATAAGATCGTCGAATCGATTGTCAGCGGAAAAGAAAAAATGGATTTCAATACGATCACGAAAATGATGAACTCCAAAAAATAA
- a CDS encoding GtrA family protein, with the protein MIKQKLVTLFRFGTVGVGNTLIDFGVFFLLTSLHVPYLIAQIFSYSAGVANSYIWNRTWTFQVKEKAHGKEVFRFIIINLAASAMTFLLLYALQQRGLSLVISKIAATVLGMAVNFAGNRLWVFQDPETNR; encoded by the coding sequence ATGATCAAACAGAAGCTCGTCACATTATTTCGTTTTGGAACCGTCGGAGTCGGAAACACACTCATTGATTTCGGCGTATTTTTCCTCCTGACGTCACTCCATGTCCCCTACCTTATCGCTCAGATTTTCTCCTATTCGGCAGGGGTGGCTAACAGCTATATCTGGAATCGGACATGGACGTTTCAAGTCAAAGAAAAAGCCCACGGAAAGGAAGTTTTCCGATTTATCATCATCAATTTAGCAGCGTCAGCCATGACTTTTCTGCTTCTATACGCTCTTCAACAAAGGGGGCTGTCCCTTGTGATCAGCAAAATAGCAGCAACTGTTCTCGGCATGGCGGTCAATTTTGCCGGTAACCGGCTTTGGGTGTTTCAGGACCCGGAAACAAATCGATAA
- a CDS encoding DedA family protein, producing MGSIVNDILMWLTDLGYLGIAIGLMIEIIPSEIVLAYGGYMVSNGTITITGAVIAGVIGGTIAQLFLYWLGYYGGRPFLYRYGKYLFIQKHHIETAEKWFEKYGGGVVFSARFIPVVRHAISIPAGIAKMPIWKFTGLTVLAIIPWSILFVYLGIQLGSKWDHVENVARTYTTPIMFAAAALIILYFGLKKFRKK from the coding sequence ATGGGAAGCATAGTGAATGATATTTTAATGTGGCTGACCGATCTCGGATACCTCGGGATTGCAATCGGTTTAATGATCGAGATCATCCCCAGTGAAATCGTGCTCGCTTACGGAGGATACATGGTCTCAAACGGAACGATCACCATCACCGGAGCCGTGATCGCCGGCGTCATCGGGGGAACGATTGCCCAATTGTTTCTTTATTGGCTCGGCTACTACGGAGGACGTCCGTTTTTATATAGATACGGAAAATACTTATTCATCCAAAAGCATCATATCGAAACAGCGGAAAAATGGTTTGAAAAATACGGCGGCGGCGTTGTCTTTTCAGCCCGGTTCATCCCCGTGGTGCGCCACGCCATCTCCATTCCGGCCGGCATCGCCAAAATGCCGATTTGGAAATTCACCGGCTTGACTGTGCTCGCCATCATCCCGTGGTCGATTTTATTCGTCTACCTTGGCATACAGCTGGGCAGCAAGTGGGATCATGTCGAAAATGTCGCCCGGACATACACAACACCGATCATGTTCGCGGCTGCCGCCTTGATTATTCTCTATTTCGGGCTCAAAAAGTTTCGCAAAAAATAA
- a CDS encoding CotO family spore coat protein: MSNKKNDAEQKPLMYIVQPDYGTADANMQDILIKRKKKEKPVPSEQKAKRKEERAEASPSKEKEAEAVHKEETDGPEKGMKPVKKPISKMSINEKIDFLTSLPGNMPKTLCLIEADGKTYRGTIVDKKDGAVFVRTSSKGAPAKLAIESITSLHPLGF; this comes from the coding sequence ATGTCTAATAAGAAAAACGACGCGGAGCAAAAGCCGCTCATGTATATTGTGCAGCCGGATTATGGCACGGCGGACGCCAACATGCAGGATATTCTCATTAAACGAAAGAAAAAGGAAAAGCCGGTTCCTTCGGAGCAAAAGGCAAAGCGGAAAGAAGAGCGCGCAGAAGCTTCGCCTTCCAAGGAGAAAGAAGCGGAAGCCGTGCACAAAGAGGAGACGGACGGACCTGAAAAAGGGATGAAGCCGGTTAAGAAGCCGATCAGCAAAATGTCCATCAATGAAAAGATCGACTTTTTAACAAGCCTGCCGGGAAATATGCCAAAAACCCTTTGTCTGATAGAAGCAGACGGAAAAACATACAGAGGGACGATCGTTGACAAAAAAGACGGAGCGGTCTTCGTTCGGACATCGAGCAAAGGCGCTCCGGCGAAACTTGCGATCGAGAGCATCACGTCGCTGCACCCGCTCGGCTTTTAA
- a CDS encoding GNAT family N-acetyltransferase produces the protein MEAVIAKNKQQLEDAFFVREEVFIKEQNVSPEEEMDHLDQESSHLVIYDGKEPIGAGRLRLVDDFGKLERICVLKSHRSLGIGNLIIEALEQEARKQGAHQFMLNAQTQAVPFYEKHGYKVVSEEFLDANIPHVKMVKK, from the coding sequence GTGGAAGCCGTCATCGCGAAGAATAAACAACAGCTGGAAGACGCATTTTTTGTAAGAGAAGAAGTATTTATCAAAGAACAAAACGTATCTCCGGAAGAAGAAATGGATCATCTCGATCAAGAGTCTTCACATCTTGTTATCTATGACGGAAAAGAGCCGATCGGAGCCGGGCGTCTCCGCCTTGTCGACGATTTCGGCAAGCTTGAACGGATCTGCGTCCTCAAAAGCCACCGCTCGCTTGGCATAGGCAACCTGATCATTGAAGCGCTCGAACAGGAAGCCCGGAAACAGGGGGCTCATCAATTTATGCTGAACGCCCAGACGCAGGCCGTCCCATTTTATGAAAAACACGGCTACAAAGTCGTTTCAGAGGAATTTTTAGACGCGAATATTCCCCATGTGAAAATGGTGAAAAAGTAA
- a CDS encoding CotY/CotZ family spore coat protein, producing MSCGKNHGRHENCVCEAVEQIIEEQNAVEETSACSTSCFGNLLSPTVSGKDTIPFLLYDKKGGLFSTFGNVGGFSDDMQCFESIFFRAENLKDCCATLSILRPVDINGDTLSVCHPCDPDFFGLEKTDFCIEVDLTCFCAIQCLSPDLVDRTADKNHHHNG from the coding sequence ATGAGCTGCGGAAAAAACCATGGCCGGCATGAAAATTGTGTATGCGAAGCAGTTGAGCAGATTATTGAAGAGCAGAATGCAGTCGAGGAAACATCAGCGTGCTCGACAAGCTGCTTTGGCAACCTGCTGAGTCCGACTGTTTCCGGTAAAGACACGATTCCGTTCCTTTTGTACGACAAAAAAGGCGGACTGTTTTCAACATTTGGAAATGTCGGCGGATTTTCAGATGATATGCAGTGTTTCGAATCTATTTTCTTCCGGGCAGAAAATCTAAAAGATTGCTGTGCAACTCTTTCAATCCTGAGGCCTGTGGACATAAACGGCGACACACTCAGCGTTTGCCACCCTTGTGACCCTGACTTTTTCGGGCTTGAAAAAACGGACTTTTGCATCGAGGTTGACCTGACATGTTTCTGTGCGATTCAATGTCTGTCACCTGATCTAGTCGATCGCACAGCAGACAAAAATCATCATCATAACGGTTAA
- the galE gene encoding UDP-glucose 4-epimerase GalE encodes MKTVLVTGGAGYIGSHTVLELKKQNIAAVVLDNLSTGHREAVHAPHFYEGDISDSELVKAMIRRHEVDAVIHFAAKSLVSESIEKPEHYFRENTMKSCAFFETIIGAGIKNIVFSSTAAVYGITGNKPIKETDPLAPVNPYGESKLMIEKYLHWVGKKHGVKWAALRYFNAAGAALNGAIGEDHNPESHLIPLVLQTALGRRAAISIFGDDYPTPDGTCIRDYIHVLDLASAHLSALSGIYEDRLKQNVYNVGTGAGHSVKEIIETAETITERIIAKKTDGRRAGDPPVLVADSGKLQEQLGWKPKYSDLETIIQSAWEWHKAHPSGF; translated from the coding sequence ATGAAAACAGTGCTGGTCACCGGTGGTGCCGGATATATCGGCAGCCACACCGTTCTCGAACTCAAAAAACAAAACATAGCCGCTGTCGTTCTTGACAATCTGTCTACAGGGCACAGGGAAGCTGTTCATGCCCCCCACTTTTACGAAGGCGATATCAGCGACAGCGAATTGGTCAAAGCGATGATCAGGCGGCATGAGGTCGATGCTGTCATCCATTTCGCCGCAAAGAGCCTTGTATCAGAATCAATCGAAAAGCCGGAGCACTACTTTAGGGAAAATACGATGAAATCATGTGCATTTTTTGAAACGATTATCGGTGCAGGTATCAAAAACATCGTGTTTTCTTCAACCGCTGCCGTCTACGGTATAACCGGAAACAAACCGATTAAAGAAACCGATCCGCTCGCACCGGTCAATCCTTATGGCGAATCAAAGCTGATGATTGAAAAGTATCTCCATTGGGTCGGCAAAAAGCACGGTGTGAAGTGGGCCGCCCTCCGCTATTTCAATGCGGCAGGCGCCGCCTTAAACGGAGCCATCGGCGAAGACCACAATCCGGAAAGCCACCTCATCCCGCTCGTTCTGCAAACAGCCCTGGGCCGGCGGGCGGCCATCTCCATCTTCGGTGATGATTATCCGACACCGGACGGGACGTGCATCAGGGACTATATTCATGTTTTGGACTTAGCTTCGGCCCATCTTTCAGCTCTTTCCGGGATATATGAAGACAGACTGAAACAAAATGTTTATAATGTAGGGACAGGAGCCGGACATTCCGTAAAAGAAATCATTGAAACTGCGGAAACGATAACAGAACGAATCATTGCGAAAAAAACGGACGGGCGGAGAGCGGGAGATCCGCCTGTGCTTGTGGCAGACAGCGGGAAATTGCAGGAACAGCTCGGGTGGAAGCCGAAATACAGCGATTTAGAAACCATTATTCAAAGCGCTTGGGAATGGCATAAAGCTCATCCGAGCGGGTTTTAA
- the galU gene encoding UTP--glucose-1-phosphate uridylyltransferase GalU yields MKVKKAVIPAAGLGTRFLPATKAQPKEMLPIVDKPAIQYIVEEAVQSGIEDILIITGRNKRSIEDHFDRSVELEQSLLNKGKTETLKEIRDIADMANIHYIRQKEPLGLGAAVLSARHFIGDEPFAVLLGDDIMVSEKPALQQLIDVYEQYQTEVIGVQTVEPADVSKYGIIQTTVQKNKVYDIQDLVEKPSVKEAPSNIAVMGRYILDPAIFPVLEHTKRGAGNEIQLTDALREICRTRNIYARQLEGSRFDIGDKLGCFKASTEIGLMREEMRPNLLAYLESVLKREMQKGALR; encoded by the coding sequence ATGAAAGTAAAAAAAGCCGTCATCCCAGCAGCGGGGTTGGGAACAAGATTTCTCCCGGCGACAAAAGCGCAGCCGAAGGAAATGCTGCCGATTGTCGATAAACCGGCCATACAATATATTGTCGAAGAAGCCGTCCAATCAGGAATAGAAGATATTTTGATCATTACAGGAAGAAATAAGCGCTCGATTGAAGATCATTTTGACCGGTCGGTTGAGCTGGAGCAAAGTCTATTAAACAAAGGAAAAACTGAAACATTAAAGGAAATACGGGACATTGCCGACATGGCAAACATCCATTACATCAGACAAAAAGAGCCCCTCGGACTCGGGGCTGCGGTGTTGTCAGCACGTCACTTCATCGGTGATGAACCGTTCGCCGTCCTGCTCGGCGATGACATTATGGTTTCGGAAAAGCCGGCTCTCCAGCAGCTCATCGATGTCTATGAACAATACCAGACAGAAGTCATCGGCGTTCAGACGGTTGAACCGGCAGATGTCAGCAAATACGGGATCATCCAGACGACCGTGCAAAAAAATAAAGTCTATGATATTCAGGATCTCGTCGAAAAACCTTCGGTCAAAGAAGCGCCTTCCAATATTGCGGTGATGGGCCGCTATATTTTGGACCCTGCGATCTTCCCGGTGCTCGAACATACGAAAAGGGGCGCGGGAAACGAAATCCAATTGACCGACGCACTCAGGGAAATCTGCAGAACACGAAACATTTATGCCCGGCAATTGGAAGGAAGCCGTTTCGATATCGGTGACAAACTCGGCTGTTTTAAAGCGAGCACGGAGATCGGCCTGATGCGCGAGGAAATGCGGCCAAACCTGTTAGCCTACTTGGAAAGCGTCTTAAAAAGGGAGATGCAGAAAGGAGCTTTGCGATGA
- a CDS encoding spore coat protein: METRPYSWVALDPECEHPGSEYYPRFPKKQLCDDYSCKCGKDEAFINQELDQFNINKQLSDETIIIKDSCDIRVSTEETQVVASVMTAVQTAIVTVVLAIIDDAELAELVSQDLLQVTANKQANRQKLVIDNSRDVTVTTEDTDVAVLVSTAVQTLTVVIATLIVGII; encoded by the coding sequence ATGGAAACCAGACCATATTCTTGGGTTGCGCTTGATCCTGAATGCGAGCATCCGGGATCAGAGTATTATCCGAGATTCCCTAAGAAACAGCTTTGTGATGACTACAGCTGCAAATGCGGCAAAGACGAGGCATTTATCAATCAGGAGCTCGATCAGTTCAACATTAACAAACAGCTTTCAGATGAAACGATCATCATCAAAGACTCTTGCGATATCAGAGTCTCTACCGAGGAAACGCAAGTTGTCGCATCCGTCATGACAGCAGTACAGACAGCGATCGTCACAGTCGTTCTTGCAATCATTGATGATGCTGAGCTTGCAGAGCTTGTATCACAAGACCTGCTGCAGGTAACAGCAAACAAACAAGCAAACCGACAAAAATTGGTCATCGACAATTCCCGCGATGTAACAGTCACAACAGAAGATACAGATGTCGCTGTATTGGTCAGCACGGCGGTCCAAACGCTCACAGTTGTCATCGCAACGCTTATTGTCGGCATCATCTAA
- a CDS encoding DUF1360 domain-containing protein — translation MIQSWLLFILISIAVFRLTRLIVFDTITAPLRSFFHEEIEEKNEKTGEIETYIVMKGKGLRAWIGELLSCYWCTGVWCTAFLLIFYAFIPDVAQWLILLLAIAGLAGVLETIVSKWLD, via the coding sequence GTGATACAAAGCTGGCTGTTGTTCATTTTAATTTCCATTGCGGTGTTTCGGCTGACGCGCCTGATCGTGTTTGATACGATCACAGCCCCGCTACGCAGCTTTTTCCACGAGGAAATTGAAGAAAAAAACGAAAAAACCGGTGAAATTGAAACCTATATTGTCATGAAAGGGAAAGGCTTGAGAGCCTGGATCGGCGAGCTGTTGAGCTGCTATTGGTGCACGGGGGTGTGGTGTACGGCGTTCTTGCTGATTTTTTATGCCTTCATTCCGGACGTCGCCCAATGGCTGATCCTCTTGCTTGCCATCGCAGGCTTAGCGGGGGTGCTGGAGACGATTGTATCAAAATGGCTGGACTGA
- a CDS encoding YjcZ family sporulation protein gives MGFCCGGGYGYGGGGYGSQFVLIVVLFILLIIVGASFKY, from the coding sequence ATGGGCTTTTGTTGTGGCGGAGGCTATGGCTATGGCGGAGGCGGCTATGGCTCGCAATTTGTGCTGATCGTTGTGTTGTTTATTCTTCTTATCATTGTAGGTGCTTCTTTTAAATACTAA
- a CDS encoding CotY/CotZ family spore coat protein, producing the protein MTKFSGDNCVCEAVENIHDLQNAIEEEGCPTSCFSNLLSPTRNLGDTIPFILYTSKSKPFVAFGNVGELQAGPCFSTVFFRVENIDDCCATLRLLIAFDENRRILDFTDDKDKICDVFRLEKTNFCIEVDLECFCAIECLNPQLINRSK; encoded by the coding sequence ATGACGAAATTTTCAGGCGACAATTGTGTTTGTGAAGCCGTCGAAAACATCCACGACCTGCAAAACGCCATTGAAGAGGAAGGCTGCCCGACCAGCTGCTTCAGCAACCTGCTGTCACCGACACGCAATTTAGGCGACACCATTCCATTCATTTTATACACATCAAAGTCAAAGCCTTTTGTAGCGTTCGGAAATGTGGGTGAACTTCAAGCAGGCCCTTGTTTCAGCACCGTTTTCTTCAGAGTGGAAAATATCGATGACTGCTGCGCCACACTAAGACTGTTGATCGCCTTTGATGAAAACCGCCGCATTCTCGATTTTACAGATGATAAAGATAAAATATGCGATGTGTTCCGCCTTGAAAAAACGAATTTCTGCATCGAAGTCGATTTGGAATGCTTCTGTGCTATCGAATGTCTCAATCCGCAACTGATCAACCGTTCAAAATAA